The nucleotide window GGTAAATACATGAAGCACCGCTTTGGTTTCACCTTTCGCCTTATACACCACCATATCGTCGACGCTGGCGGATTGGATCAGGTCCCGGCGAATAGGCGCATATACCGTATCCAGCCAGTTTTCGAAGGTGCCCAAGCTGGTTTTATTGAGGTCGCCCTGAATAAAGTAAGTACCGTCAGCAGAGGTAAAAATACTCGGCCCACCCACAACTTGCACATGAAACAAGCCTTCAATGGGTGTGGCCATCACATTGGTAAAATTCAGGTCGGGACGCCAGTTTTTCAGGCCAGCCACAATTTTCGCCTCCTGCTCCTGGCTGACCTCAGCCCAGGACAGTGCAGATACCAGCGCCAGAGACAAAGCCATCAAGGCATTACGTACACAAGACATAAGCGTATTCCATGTAAAAAAGTCGGTGAATAATGGGCTTGGAGTCTAGGGGAAGCGTCGGGTTCCCTTCAACTAGGCATTGCTGAGTTTTTGAACCATCACCCTCTGGGGTGGTGCTTGGCGTGCAATTCTTGCATTCGAGCATTGGCCACGTGAGTGTATATCTGGGTAGTGGACAAATCGCTGTGCCCCAACAGCAACTGCACCACCCTCAGATCAGCGCCGTGGTTGAGCAAATGACTGGCAAAGGCATGGCGCAGGGTATGGGGTGACAGCGGCTTGCTGATGCCCGCTGTGGTCGCGCACTGCTTGATACGATGCCAAAAGGTTTGCCGGGTCATCTGCTGACCGCGAGTGCTGGGGAACAACACATCGCTCTGGCGACCATTCAACAATTCCGGGCGTCCCTGGCGCAGGTAGCGTTCCAGCCAGTCCTGAGCTTCCAGGCCCAGCGGCACCAAACGTTCTTTACTGCCTTTTCCGAATACACGTATCACTCCCTGGCGCAAATTCACCTGTGGAATGGTCAACCCCACCAACTCCGACACCCGCAACCCGCAGGCGTACAGCACCTCAAGCATGGTGCGGTCCCGCAGACCAATGGCCTGATCCAGATCTGGGGCACTCAGCAGTCGTTCTACATCATCTTCGCTCAAGGTTTTCGGCAATGGCCGTCCCAAACGAGGGTTATCGATATTGTTGGTGGGGTCCTGCTGTAGATGATTTTCGCGTACCTGATAACGGTAGAACCCCCGCAAACAGGACAGCATTCGCGCCATAGAGCGAGCCGCCAAACCCTGCTGCTGGCGATAAGCCAGATAATCCTGAAGCTGGTGAGCGTGCGCACTTAACAAGGGACTTTGCAGCCAGTTGGCAAATTGTTTTAGATCACGGCGATAGGCAGCGAGGCTGTGCTCACTGAGCCCCCGTTCCATCCACACCGCATCCAGATAGCGGTCAATAAGCTGTTGGTTATCCTCTGACATGGGTGCTACTTTACGGCACAAAGGGCCTGTTGACGTATCATATCCACCTCTGCTGAGAGCGATTTTTGCGCTCTACAAGGCGTAAAGAGTGCCGTGTAGTCATTCTACATAAGCGATTTACAACGCAGTGGAGCGCAAAAATAGCCTCAGCCCCGTATTTTCTAACGAAGGGGGTTGGCACTGAAAAGGCGCCCCTCGTTGTTGCTTGTCGCTCATTTGGAATGACCAAACCACTCTCCTCGCGCCTAGATGGACGCCTTTTCAGCCGTCAACAGTGGCGGATATGATACGTCAGCAGGCCCTAAATGGAAGCGAGCTCAATCATGAAACAATCTCTGGAAACTGACCGCCTGATTATTCGCCCCATGGTGGAGAGTGATTTCGATGGCTACCTGACCTACGCTCAGGATGCAGAGGTAATGGCCTATATTCGTGAAGTGGGCGCTGTAGAAGAAATCCGTGAGCACTTTAACGGTTATATGAACACCTGGGCTGGTGAAGAAAATACCTGGATGGGCGCTGCCGTTACCTTAAAAGAAGACAATACACCGATTGGCGATATCGGATTTCGCTATCGGGATAAAGCCAGCGAAATTATCGAGATCGGTTACAAATTCAGCCGCCACCACCACGGTCGTGGCTACGGCTATGAAGCGATGGCTGCTCTTGTGGAGTTAATCAAACAGGATTGGCCAGTGCACAAACTGGTGGCCTACGCCGACCCGGAAAATACCGCTTCAGTACGGTTAATGGAAAAGCTCGGGCTGGAAAAAGAGGGACACTTTAAATCCCATTACAAATTAGGAAATCGGTGGACCGATGAAGTGGCTTATGGGTTGGTGGTTTGACCCATTATCATCCTGGGCCGCGTAGCGGCGTGAGACAAAACGGGCGCCGTAGACGTCCCGTAGAGACGAAAGAGGAAGCATCAGAGAACACCTATAAAATATTAATCCCCTGTTTTTTGACTTTTTTTGCCAGCTTTTTAGTTTCACCCCGAGCAGCCACAAGAAATATATCTCCCTCTCCTTCAAAACCCTGCACGAGGGACTCCAGAACTTTATCATCCGAAAAATAAAATCCTTTCGGCTTAAAGGCAATAATGTATACCGGTTGTTCCTGACAGTATTTGACCACCTTTTGTGCTACCCAGGCAGAGCCCACGTTCTTCTGTGCACTTAGCACTTGCTTCATCTTTTCCAGCAATGGCTGATCAATTACCGGGCTTACGTATTTATCATTCAGCGATGCCGAGTCTCTTTCTGCCTGTGCTTTTTGGTGAATCTCATTTGCGCTTTCAGCTTCTTTCCACCAGGCCTCCGCAGCCTGATTCTGATTATTATCCAGCAAATACTGATAGCCCAAATGGGCCGCTTCCGAAATAGTATCAGGCCTTTTAAAGGCAATACGCAGATGCTCCAGCGCTTCGTCATCCTTTTTTGTCAACAGAATACACCCGATATAGTAAGCAGCTCCCACGCTATCCTTGTGCCTTGATTGAAATGCGCGATACAGTGGTAGCGCCTCATTCTCACCAATGAACTCGTGGCTCCACGAAGCATAATCCCACAATTCATCATCAGTGAGCGCAGCGGCCTCTCTGCTGGCAAATTCCGCTAATGATTTTTGCGCCCCTTTCACATATTCATAGCGATCTTTCCATTTGCCTGCATTGGCTTCCATCCACCGAGCGTCAAAATATTCCAATGTTTTTTCATACAATTCCCCCAACCACTCTTGCGCTGCATTATTTTCGGACATTTCAGGCAACAACACTTCTTGACCCAAAGCCTTGACGCGATCATGCAAACTGGGATGAGTATCAGAATAGTGCGTTACAGCCTTGAGAGCTTCATCAACACGGTCAGCAAGCTCATTAGCCTGAATAGGGCTTGATTTTAAAAAAGATGCAAGCCCCTCATACGGCTTATATGGGGGATCAGATAAAGTATCGGCTTGTTTAAAGTAAGACGACCAAAATTTCTCATCAATATACGGAGCCAATGCGTGCACATTGACAAGTGCCTTTATCGCTACAGGGGGAGACACAAGCTCCGCTGAAATAGCATCTGCTTCGTACTCGTTATTCCTGGCCAAAGCAAACGAATAAGCAGAAAAATAAGGTGAGTA belongs to bacterium SCSIO 12696 and includes:
- a CDS encoding M48 family metalloprotease gives rise to the protein MTIKTEEQFIAVVQKAEKDSARNINSYKTRLALFAALGYVVIFTILLLLLGMVGGMVALAFVSSSLLFLLIKKKIIFVVIFAIWTFFKALWVRFDRPEGYELARKDYPKLFAEIDNLTKSLKALKIHRVILTEELNAGVVQHPKYGVLGGQQNILFLGLELLLALSPQEMRSVLAHEFGHLSGNHSRFSGWVYRVRVSWDRVMHAFSGHGSFGASLMRRFFEWYSPYFSAYSFALARNNEYEADAISAELVSPPVAIKALVNVHALAPYIDEKFWSSYFKQADTLSDPPYKPYEGLASFLKSSPIQANELADRVDEALKAVTHYSDTHPSLHDRVKALGQEVLLPEMSENNAAQEWLGELYEKTLEYFDARWMEANAGKWKDRYEYVKGAQKSLAEFASREAAALTDDELWDYASWSHEFIGENEALPLYRAFQSRHKDSVGAAYYIGCILLTKKDDEALEHLRIAFKRPDTISEAAHLGYQYLLDNNQNQAAEAWWKEAESANEIHQKAQAERDSASLNDKYVSPVIDQPLLEKMKQVLSAQKNVGSAWVAQKVVKYCQEQPVYIIAFKPKGFYFSDDKVLESLVQGFEGEGDIFLVAARGETKKLAKKVKKQGINIL
- the xerD gene encoding site-specific tyrosine recombinase XerD, which codes for MSEDNQQLIDRYLDAVWMERGLSEHSLAAYRRDLKQFANWLQSPLLSAHAHQLQDYLAYRQQQGLAARSMARMLSCLRGFYRYQVRENHLQQDPTNNIDNPRLGRPLPKTLSEDDVERLLSAPDLDQAIGLRDRTMLEVLYACGLRVSELVGLTIPQVNLRQGVIRVFGKGSKERLVPLGLEAQDWLERYLRQGRPELLNGRQSDVLFPSTRGQQMTRQTFWHRIKQCATTAGISKPLSPHTLRHAFASHLLNHGADLRVVQLLLGHSDLSTTQIYTHVANARMQELHAKHHPRG
- a CDS encoding DsbC family protein; translated protein: MSCVRNALMALSLALVSALSWAEVSQEQEAKIVAGLKNWRPDLNFTNVMATPIEGLFHVQVVGGPSIFTSADGTYFIQGDLNKTSLGTFENWLDTVYAPIRRDLIQSASVDDMVVYKAKGETKAVLHVFTDIDCGYCRKLHQEVPTLNDIGVEVRYLAFPRAGMGSDSEQKITSVWCSDDPLEAMTRSKQGYDLPAKECKTNAIATHMNMVAKMGLTGTPSMVLSDGTLIPGYLPAAQLKRRLGL
- a CDS encoding GNAT family N-acetyltransferase produces the protein MMKQSLETDRLIIRPMVESDFDGYLTYAQDAEVMAYIREVGAVEEIREHFNGYMNTWAGEENTWMGAAVTLKEDNTPIGDIGFRYRDKASEIIEIGYKFSRHHHGRGYGYEAMAALVELIKQDWPVHKLVAYADPENTASVRLMEKLGLEKEGHFKSHYKLGNRWTDEVAYGLVV